The genome window ACGTAACGGATTAAGTTTTAGTAAAAAGTAGTTTTGGTAATTTTTATAAATTTTATCAATCACACAATCCAAATCATAAATAGTCAAATTATCTTTTCTAATCAGTGCTAGTTCATCGCATATTCGCTTAATGTAAAAAATAAGTCCGTTTGTCTTGTCTATAATTGCATAAACTATTTTCATATCAATTTTTAATTTGTTATCATTAAAGAAATTTACAACAAAGTGGGTTAGCTCCTCTTTGCTTTGTTGCGGTAACTCCTCTACACTACAAAATCCGTAAAGCTCACTATTTACATTTTTAAATAAATCCACGCCGTCACTGTTGTTTAGCGTAAAGCAAAATATTAAATTTTGGCATTGTATAAAGCAGTCATTAAAAACCTTGATAAAATCCTTGTTTTTAAAAGCCTGTATTGTATTGATTTTCTCAAAATTATCTATAAACAGATAAAAGCTAGTATTGTCTTTTGATACATTATTGCAAAAAATTTCAAAAACGTGTTTTATTCGTGCAATATCTACCTCAAATAAATTGTCAAATGAGATTTTAAAAAAGTCTTGTGAGGTCTGCTTGAAAAATAGATATAAATCATCTATGTTGTAGATATTATTCATATCTAAAAAAACTTTTCTTTTCGTTTTTAGTTCATCGTATATTGTTTTTGCAAAGTATGTTTTGCCTGAAAACTCAGGGGCATATAGAGCCAAGCTCTCTCCGTTTTTAATTCTTTCTTCAAAATCACAATAAAATCTTTGCCTTGCGAGTTGCATTTTTTAAAAAGCCTTTCTTTTTTTAGTTGTATCGTATTATACAATAATTTTATATATCTTTCAAAGTCTTATAAAAAATCAGGGTCGTTTTTATTCGGCAAATATTCAGGTTCATTGTCAAATAAAGTTTTTTGCTCTTGTTTATGCACTTTTTCTAATTCAAGTCTAATTTTTAAATTTTCTGTTTCAGCTTTCTTAGCTTCTGCTTCTGCTTTTTTCACTTCAATATCAAGTCTTTTAGCTTCGTTTTGGGCGTTAATAATTTTTAGTTCAAGTTCTTTATTACTATAATTTTTTATATCTTTTACAGGTTCTACTATCTCAGCATTAATTGCATTGTCTTTTTCAGCTATTACAATTTCTGTATTTTGGCATCTGTTGTCATCGCTTAGCTCTTGTCGTATCTCTCTTATTTCGTGATTTTCTAAATTTTCTGCTACTTCATCAAAACCATCATATTTAGTTTCAATTTGAATTTGTTGTTTCATTTCTAGTGTCTTAAAATCAAAATCAGTTATTACTGTTTGTCTTAAAGACTTCATTTCATTAAAACTTCCTTTTCCAACTAATTGAGGATTGACAAGATATTCATCTCCAATATATGCTTTTATACCAAATTTATCACTATGTTCTTCATCTATTTTTAATAATATGTTTTTTTCTATTAAGCCACTTAATGCCCTTGATACAGAGCTATCAGACAAATTTGTTCCAACCTTTATAAGCTTACGGAGTGAGCCATTTATTTTTACAACATTTAAAAAAGTAATTTGTGATAATATAAAAATAAGGCTTTGTCTTTCAATATTTGAAATAGCATTGCTTGACAAATAACCTATATTGTCAATGTATATTTGTATAAAACCGTGTCTATTTTTTTCTTTTACAAATTTTATCTCTTTTTTATCTACCAACTCGCCTGTATTGAAATCAACGCTGTTTATTTCTTGCGTATAGATAGTTGTAGATTGTTTATTATCGTCCAAAATTTCTATTTCATTTTGCATTTTCTTTTTCTCCTTAGAAAAAATTTTCATTATTATAACATACTTTTTCATAAAATAATTGTTTCTTTGCGTAAATACGCAAAAATAATTTAAAAAATAAAAATTTGATACAATTCTTTGCGTAAATACGCAAAAATATAATTTTTCTATTAAAAAAATGACAAATTTTAACCATTTTTCGTTGCAGGTCTGACTGTTTTCGTTGCAGGTCTGACTGTTTTTTTTTCACACGTGAAAAATTAAAAAATGCTCAAATACCGATTTTATCGTATCTGAGAAGCATTTTTTAAAAAAACTCCTATATATTATTCTAACCACATTTTTATCATTTCTATAATCACTAAAAAATTCTAAAAATTAGTTTCTTTTTTAAGAATTTATTTACTTTCTTAATAATTTAAACTAATATAAAATATTAATAATATAAAATAATTTTCAAACTTTTTTTAAATTTATTTACTTCTAAAAAGGAAATAAATACTATTTTTTAGCCATTTTTTAACATAAAATTTTAGTTATTTTTCTTTTAAATTTTTATTCTTAAAATGTAATTATTCTAATAATATAATAAAAAGAACATTTACAAACAAATTATTGCTATTTTTTATAACTATTTTAGAATATTCTGGTCTTAATTTTTCTCATTAAGAATTTTAATCTTAAAGTATAGATTATATACGTTATTTACTCTTGTTTACGGACCGAAACTTAGCTCTCCAACACAATTAGCTACAAATTTATTTAAGCCACATATGCCTTTAAACTGTAACGCTAGAAAAAACTTTTTAAACATTTTCAATCTTATATCATATAAGTATAATTATACTATTGATATACTTATCCTTTAAATATAAATATAATTATAGTATATTTATATTTATATATTACTTAAAATATAGTAATATTTTAATATATTTATATTATATTTTTACTAACAATATAATATATTTTAAGTATATAATAAATTTCTGTTATATATATAGTATAAAGTTAATATATACTTAATATATTTAAAGTAACTTTATACTATATATATTAAAATATTAGTAATCTTTTAGTAAAAATATAATATAAATATATTAAAATATTACTATATTTTAAGTAATATATAAATATAAATATACTATAATTATATTTATATTTAAAGGATAAGTATAAGAAAGGAATTAAGAAATGATTATTGTATTTTCACACCCAAAAGGCGGAGTTGGTAAAACGCTATTGTCGTTTAATTATGCTATATATAACAAGCTAAACAATGGAGACATTACCGTGATTGACTTAGACGGTCAGCATAGTATTTCAAATTTTAACAATATCCGTAATGCAGTTGGCTTAAAGCCTGTGCTAGATATTTTACAGTTTAAAGAGCCTAACGAATTTTTGAGCTACTTAAAAACTGTTGATGAAAATAAAAAAATCATCATAGATACAGGCGGTTTTGATAGTGCGTTTAACCGTATAGCCTTAGCATTTTCAGACATCATTATAACGCCTGTTAGTGATAGCCCTGTTGAGATTATGCGACTACTTGACTTTGATAGAATTCTAAATGAAATTTCAAAGAATATCAATCGTAATCTAAAAACATATATCGTAATAAATAGAATACACCCTAGCTTGACAAATCTAAATTTCATAAAAAACCCTTTACGTGGCAAAGAGCGTTTTAAATTTTTAGATAGTATCGTAAGAGATAGAGCAAGGATTAAATTCTCAGTGGCTCAGGGCGGAGCTGTATTTGAGGACGATGGAGCTAAAAGAGATGAAAAGGCTATAAGCGAACTTACAGACCTTTTCAATGAGATTGAAAACATAATTATAGCACAAAAAACTAAGGAGTAAAAAATGAGTAAAGAACTTAACGATATAGCACTTCGTGCAATTATAGACGGTAGCGAGGTTAGCGAAAGTGGAGCTATTGCCGATACACAACCAAAAGTAGTTTTAAGACAACCAAGAAAGCGTGTAGAGCATAGAAATTTTAGTGTCAATTTTAGACTAGATGACTACAATAAATTTCAGCAATATTTAAATGATAACAATATAGGTAGTGGCTCAGAATTTATTAGAGAGCTTTTAAGAGAAAAAGGCGTTATTTGATTTTTAGAGGGCGTTTTACGCCCCTATATCCAAGATTTTAATTAGACTATCTTTTATCTCTTCAAACTCGCTATTATCTTTAATGCCCTTTTGCTCGTAACCTGCCTTTTCCATTTCATCAGCTAGTAAAGTTTTATATTGCTCTTTTGCCAAGTCATCAAGTGCCTTACAAGTATCTTTATCTAATAAGGTGCTATCTGCAAAGACCTCTTTTATGCTAGATTTTGTTTCTGCTACTTCATCAACGCAGTGTAAAAAGCCGTTAATTACTTCTACGTCTATATCTTTTAAAGCTTTTTTGTATCTCTGCATTGTTTCATACTCTATCTCTTTTGCATTATCTTTATCCCTGTATTTCTCCATAATCACGGCTAGTAAAAGAGGCATTTTAACCTTACTTGCTAAAGCGTTACCCTCTTTATCTCTAACATCGCAAATACTCGCTATTTCCTCTTTTAATCTATCTTCACGCTGTTTTTTAAGAGTTTCATAACTCGCCTTTTCTTTATAGACACTTACTAATCTATTGTAAATTTCTTTCGCCTCTACAACTTGATTGTCATCTAACTTTAACATCTTTCTATCCTTTCTTATTTTTGCTTATGCACTGCTGATTTATTAGTTTCAGGCTCTTTAAATTGTTTGCTATCTTGTGCTATATCTTGCAAACTATATTCTTTGTCTTGCCAAGAATAATCACTGTCGCACTTTGCCATTGTTAATTAAGCTATGTTTGTTATATCGTCCTCAGTAAAATTTACTTGTAAGGCATTATTTACATAATGGGTCAAAGACTTTTCACTATTGCCATAAGCCGTAAAATACTCCCTTATGCACTCAATAGCTAAGCTCTCATTTGTTTTAAAACCTTGCCCTGAATTTTGCACCGCTTCAATACAGTTGTCAAAATTTATTTTTGTCAGGTCAAGTCTATTATTATCTTTCATCTTGCACCTCTTTACTGTTTAGGTCTTTGTTTTGTTGTATGCTGTTGCTTTTCAACTTCTGCTTCCTGTCGTGCCTGTTTGTGCTGTGGTTCTTGAATATTTTTAAACTCGGTTTCTAAGCTCTTAAATTCGCTGTAATCTTCGTTGTCAATTTCTGCTAAAACATCGCTAAACATTGATTGTTTTTTCGGTGTTTGCTTAATTTCTGTATCCTGATTAACCACCTCTGCTAAATCAATTTTAGTCGAATTTACCGTTTCTTGTAGCTGTCTTTCTATCTCTTTTTGCACCATTTCATTAATGTTAATTTTTGTATTTATGTCCTTTACTGCTCTATGCACGTTATTAAATACATCTTGCAAACTTGCCTCTGGCATATTTTGCATATAACCCAAAATATACTCCGTCGACGGTATTTTAATTCCAAATTGCTTACCCAAAACATAAGCAAAACTTTCAGCCTCAGCCTCACGTCTTGATTTAACACTAGGGTCTTTTATTGTTTCGCCCTTTTTAAAGTGCAGTAGTTGGTGTCCTGTTTCGTGTAGTAAGATTGCTAACCGTTGTTCTGTCGTGGTGTTTAATGTATCAATATGAATTTCTTTTCTATTAGTCGTGGTGTTTATGGTCGCATAACCGCTGTGAGTTTTTTCTAGCGGTCTTGCAAAAATATCTATATCGTAAGTATTACTAATCAAGTCTTTTACTGAGTTGAAAAAATCTTGATTTATTTTCATACCCTCAATTTCCATAAAGTCAGCCATTTTTTTATAACCTTTTTGGTATGCGTCGGTCTGTGCTACGTCATAAACCTTACCGCTAAGGCTAAATCCTGTTTCAGTCTTAGGTTTGCCGTTTTCATCAAGTAAAGGTATTTTTTTGCCGTTTTCATCAAGTTTAAAAATATAAATTTCTTCGCCGTTTTCGTCAGTGATTTTTTCTTTTTCATAAACTGTTTTTTCAGTCGGTATAATCACATTTAACGCCAAGCCTTTTACATCAATACCAAGCTCCGCCCAATCTTTTTCAGATTTAACGACGTGTCCGCTGCTAATACCCCTGTTTTCTAATTGCCCTTTAATAAGTAAAACGTTTCTTGCTGAATAGTTGTATAAATACCCAAACTGCTTTATATAGCTATAATACGTTGCAAGTGCTTTTTCTGCTGTCGCAGAATTTTTAAGCTGTGCTTCTATCTCGTCAAA of Campylobacter anatolicus contains these proteins:
- a CDS encoding ParA family protein; this translates as MIIVFSHPKGGVGKTLLSFNYAIYNKLNNGDITVIDLDGQHSISNFNNIRNAVGLKPVLDILQFKEPNEFLSYLKTVDENKKIIIDTGGFDSAFNRIALAFSDIIITPVSDSPVEIMRLLDFDRILNEISKNINRNLKTYIVINRIHPSLTNLNFIKNPLRGKERFKFLDSIVRDRARIKFSVAQGGAVFEDDGAKRDEKAISELTDLFNEIENIIIAQKTKE
- a CDS encoding ImmA/IrrE family metallo-endopeptidase; this encodes MARQPNFTQDNQVSEFAEWADEYIAENEVNLEQNLSYNNESIKVRDMFEHIANNTDVEAKRQFVSKFENSSRNNTFKGDIYENSKPYYGDIKRNYNQRGGFKYKLPEPDPKFNDWFDLFAEQNQLGRNDIFSVKGFKEKEFRQITFGQIEFYVKNRAKPETREKFKASVEEGIAQGKLISYLSNASSGFKIKEREEIKERAKQEWVDSKKNEWKNIRDEANNIAKSFDEIEAQLKNSATAEKALATYYSYIKQFGYLYNYSARNVLLIKGQLENRGISSGHVVKSEKDWAELGIDVKGLALNVIIPTEKTVYEKEKITDENGEEIYIFKLDENGKKIPLLDENGKPKTETGFSLSGKVYDVAQTDAYQKGYKKMADFMEIEGMKINQDFFNSVKDLISNTYDIDIFARPLEKTHSGYATINTTTNRKEIHIDTLNTTTEQRLAILLHETGHQLLHFKKGETIKDPSVKSRREAEAESFAYVLGKQFGIKIPSTEYILGYMQNMPEASLQDVFNNVHRAVKDINTKININEMVQKEIERQLQETVNSTKIDLAEVVNQDTEIKQTPKKQSMFSDVLAEIDNEDYSEFKSLETEFKNIQEPQHKQARQEAEVEKQQHTTKQRPKQ